Genomic segment of Limnohabitans sp. INBF002:
CAAATGTTCACATGACCTGCTTTGTAAACCTCCATCAAACCGGCACAGCCAAGGGTCGATGTGGAACGGAACACACTGGGGTCCAAGAAGTCATCGTCCACACGGCGGTAAATCACGTCCACACGCTTAGGGCCGCGTGTGGTGCGCATGTAGACGAAGTTGTCTTTCACAAACAGGTCTTGGCCTTCGACCAACTCCACACCCATTTGTTGCGCCAAGAAGGCATGCTCAAAGTAAGCGCTGTTGTACATGCCAGGCGTGAGCACCACCACGGTGGGGTTGTCGGTGGTGGATGGGCTGCTGGCCCGCAAAGTTTCTAAGAGCAAGTCTGGGTAATGCGCCACCGGGGCCACGCGGTGTTGGCTGAACAGCTCGGGGAAGAGGCGCATCATCATCTTGCGGTCTTCCAGCATATAGCTCACGCCGCTGGGCACACGCAAGTTATCTTCGAGCACGTAGTACTCGCCGTTGCCTTGGGCATCAGGCGCACGCACGATGTCGATGCCGCTGATTTGCGAATACACCTGATGCGGCACATCCACCCCATGCATCTCGGGGCGGTACTGCGCGTTGTTCAAAATCTGCTCACTCGGAATGAGGCCGGCTTTGAGAATGTTCTGCTCGTGGTACACGTCGTGGATGAACATGTTCAACGCATTCACGCGTTGCACCAAGCCTTGTTGCATGCTCGTCCACTCGTGGGCGGGAATGATGCGAGGAATCAAATCAAACGGAATCAGGCGTTCGGTGCCTGCACCGTCTTCATCCTTGTCGCCGTACACCGCGAAGGTGATGCCGACGCGACGAAAAATCATCTCGGCCTCTTCGCGCCTGTCGCGCATGGTCTGTGGGTCTTGGCGCTTGAGCCAATCCAAGTAGTTCCGGTAGTGGGGGCGCACCGCGCTGTCGATAAACGGCAGCTGGGCATACATTTCATCAAACTTGTGCATCTTGGGAACTCCTAGCAACACTTACGCAAATTGGATGCCAGCCTTCAGAATACGTGTTGCCAATAGCGTTGTCTTTGATTTCGCTCACATTGCACCAAGTTGGGTTGCTCACTGCGCCATGTCGATGCACCACAACGGGGTATTTGCACCACGAGCACCCCTAAATCGCTGTAGCGACGCAGCACATCAGGCCTAGGGTGACCAAAGCGGTTGCGGTAGCCCGCTTGCACGATGGCGACGCTGGGCTGCACCGCATCCAGAAAGGCTTGCGTGGACGATGTGGCGCTGCCGTGATGCGGCACCAGCAGCCAATCGGCTTGTAGGGCTTGGCCGCTTTCCAGGAGGTTTTGCTCTTGGGCGGCTTCGATGTCGCCCGCGAGCAAGGCCGACACGGTTCTGTCTTTGTATTGCCGCGCGTGTGTGGGATGTAAGGCCACATCGCCTGTGCTGCTGGCCTGCAAACGCGAAGCCGTCACGCGCAACACACAACTCAGCGCATTGGGTTTGAGGTTGCGTGTGTAGTCAGCCGCACTCGGATGCAACACCTCAAACTGCACACCATCCCACGTCCACGACTGCCCGCGCTCACAGCGCTGCATAGCGCCTAATTGCTGCAACGGATGCTCTGATGGAATAGAAGTCAGCACATCCGCTTGCGGCTGCATCGCCATCACCGCAGGCGCGCCACCGCTGTGGTCGCTGTCTTGGTGGCTGATGACGATGCGGTCTAGCCGCTCACCCCAGGCACGCAGCAGTGGCACCAGCACACGTTGGCCGGCATCGGTCTCGGCCGAGTAACGCGGCCCTGTGTCGTACAGCAAGCTGTGCGTGGCCGTGCGCACCAACACCGCGTGGCCCTGCCCCATGTCAGCCGCCACCAGTTCAAACATACCGTGTGCAGGGCGCGGTGTTTGCCAACTGAGCACCGGCAACACCAAAGCCACACCAAAACAACGCAACCACATGGGCAAGCGCATAGCCCACACGCCCATACCCACTAGCGCGGCTGCCCCCGCCCACAAAGGCGCAGCAGGTGCAGACCATTGCGCCCACGACACACCCGCGCACGCTTTGAGCACCCACACCAACCCCTGCAAAGCCTCAGCCGCCAAGCTCCATGCGAATGGCAACACCAGCCCCAACAAACACAGCGGCGTCACCACCAAGGTCACCCATGGCACGGCCAGCAAGTTGGCAAACAAACCCACCACCGACACTTGGTGAAACAGCAGCAAAGTGAGCGGGGCCAAGCAGACACTCATCAACCACTGCTCGCGCCACATGCGTTGGGCAGCGGCCCACAGCGTGGTGGCAGGCGCATGCGAACCCGATGCAAACAGCACACCCACCGCCACAAAGCTCAGCCAAAAGCCAGCTTGCATGAGCGCCCACGGGTCTAACGCCAACACCACCGCACACACGCTCAACCACACCTGCACCCAAGGCCAACGCAAACCATACACGCGCAGCAGCGTGACCACCGCCAACATCCACACTGTGCGCTGTGCGGGCACGCCCCAACCCGTGAACACCGCATACGCCAGCGCCACCGCTGCAGCACACGCACTTGCGGCAATGGGCGCGGGTAGCCACAAGCTCCAAGGTTTACGGGGCGACCACACATCGCTGCGCCGCCACAACCAGCCCACACACAAAGCTGCCAGCCACGCCAAGCCCGTGATGTGCAAACCCGAAATCGCCATCAGGTGCGCCACGCCGGTGGCACGAAACACATCCCAATCCGCACGCTCAATCGCCGCTTGGTCACCCACCAACAAGGCCGACACAATGCCGGCCACTGCACGGTCGGCCACGCGTGCGTCGATGGCGCTGCGCACGCGCTGACGCAGCCGCTCCACGGGATGAGCCCATGTGCTGCCTAACCATT
This window contains:
- a CDS encoding circularly permuted type 2 ATP-grasp protein, producing the protein MHKFDEMYAQLPFIDSAVRPHYRNYLDWLKRQDPQTMRDRREEAEMIFRRVGITFAVYGDKDEDGAGTERLIPFDLIPRIIPAHEWTSMQQGLVQRVNALNMFIHDVYHEQNILKAGLIPSEQILNNAQYRPEMHGVDVPHQVYSQISGIDIVRAPDAQGNGEYYVLEDNLRVPSGVSYMLEDRKMMMRLFPELFSQHRVAPVAHYPDLLLETLRASSPSTTDNPTVVVLTPGMYNSAYFEHAFLAQQMGVELVEGQDLFVKDNFVYMRTTRGPKRVDVIYRRVDDDFLDPSVFRSTSTLGCAGLMEVYKAGHVNICNAVGTGIADDKSIYPYVPQMIEFYLGEKPILNNVPTFQCRKKDDLAYTLANLDKLVVKEVHGAGGYGMLVGPAATKAEIEEFRQVLLAKPDGYISQPTLSLSSCPTYVESGIAPRHIDLRPFVLSGKTVQMVPGGLTRVALKEGSLVVNSSQGGGTKDTWILEV
- a CDS encoding DNA internalization-related competence protein ComEC/Rec2, with translation MFSVITPLALGWIAGTALQLQQAQLWAGEVYWGLGAAAIAVAFVVVRVSRVLSGAGAQAAVWFALVGVLSGALAFAQAGARASHYAQSALNPALEGRTLHVVGIVINLPQRMEDSARFRFEVESARDSDGALVQLPPQLLLGWYGNRLNGNDDKVQPPPADLRPGDRWQWAVRLKAPHGHINPHGFDYELWLWEQGLQATGYVRNGAKDLPPQWLGSTWAHPVERLRQRVRSAIDARVADRAVAGIVSALLVGDQAAIERADWDVFRATGVAHLMAISGLHITGLAWLAALCVGWLWRRSDVWSPRKPWSLWLPAPIAASACAAAVALAYAVFTGWGVPAQRTVWMLAVVTLLRVYGLRWPWVQVWLSVCAVVLALDPWALMQAGFWLSFVAVGVLFASGSHAPATTLWAAAQRMWREQWLMSVCLAPLTLLLFHQVSVVGLFANLLAVPWVTLVVTPLCLLGLVLPFAWSLAAEALQGLVWVLKACAGVSWAQWSAPAAPLWAGAAALVGMGVWAMRLPMWLRCFGVALVLPVLSWQTPRPAHGMFELVAADMGQGHAVLVRTATHSLLYDTGPRYSAETDAGQRVLVPLLRAWGERLDRIVISHQDSDHSGGAPAVMAMQPQADVLTSIPSEHPLQQLGAMQRCERGQSWTWDGVQFEVLHPSAADYTRNLKPNALSCVLRVTASRLQASSTGDVALHPTHARQYKDRTVSALLAGDIEAAQEQNLLESGQALQADWLLVPHHGSATSSTQAFLDAVQPSVAIVQAGYRNRFGHPRPDVLRRYSDLGVLVVQIPRCGASTWRSEQPNLVQCERNQRQRYWQHVF